Proteins encoded in a region of the Enterococcus gilvus ATCC BAA-350 genome:
- a CDS encoding L-fuculose-phosphate aldolase: protein MEKEKELLVEYGKLLISTGLTTGTGGNISIYNPDEQIMAITPSGIDYFEMTVTDIVLLDLDGKVVEGKRKPSSEWQMHVINYQKRSDTIRAVVHAHSTFSSILATCRKSLPASNYMIAIAGGDDVRCSKYATFGTEELAEYAFEAMEDRYACFLANHGLLTGGFTLKEAFSVAVEIERLAGLHIGASLFGSPVILDESDMKKVQERFPSYGQ, encoded by the coding sequence ATGGAGAAAGAGAAAGAATTGTTAGTGGAGTATGGCAAGCTTCTGATTTCAACTGGTTTAACAACTGGCACAGGAGGCAATATCAGTATCTATAATCCTGACGAGCAAATAATGGCGATTACGCCAAGTGGAATCGATTATTTTGAAATGACAGTAACGGATATTGTTTTACTGGATCTTGATGGGAAAGTCGTAGAAGGGAAGAGAAAGCCATCAAGTGAATGGCAAATGCACGTGATTAACTACCAAAAACGTAGTGATACTATTCGCGCGGTGGTGCATGCACATTCGACATTTAGCTCGATTTTAGCGACCTGCCGCAAAAGTCTTCCAGCATCGAACTATATGATAGCGATTGCAGGCGGCGATGATGTTCGTTGCTCAAAGTATGCCACGTTCGGTACAGAGGAATTGGCAGAGTATGCATTTGAAGCGATGGAAGATCGTTATGCCTGTTTTTTGGCAAATCATGGACTGCTGACCGGCGGTTTCACATTAAAAGAAGCATTTTCAGTAGCGGTAGAAATCGAGCGGTTGGCCGGTTTGCATATAGGTGCTTCGCTATTTGGCTCACCAGTAATACTAGATGAATCAGATATGAAAAAAGTACAGGAACGTTTTCCTAGCTACGGTCAGTGA
- a CDS encoding 2-hydroxyacid dehydrogenase yields MSKVVVVGDTFVSSDTLKKAATLMALPEPVEIVCLEWRSDDSLEEFQRNLKLIEQTGPEALATSPEIMEEITDADFLFVHLAPIPRKVVEAAKNLKLIGTCRGGVEHLDITAAKEKMIPIIHVIRNAEPVADYTIGLIYTVTRNIALSHAEVMKGRWAKKFPNDSYRTTLPNQVVGLVGLGHIGKMVAKRLNALGVKVIVYDPFIDQEKVKKSELDVYFTSIEELFREADIVSLHMRVTSETENLIDENLLAMMKPSAYLINTARPGLLVKAAFIDVLKKQKIVGAAIDVIWEEPLALNDPLLELDNLIITSHIAGDTVDAIPNSPFLLAQTVREYLKAGESEFLI; encoded by the coding sequence ATGAGTAAGGTTGTGGTTGTCGGAGATACATTTGTTTCAAGTGATACCCTAAAAAAGGCGGCTACTTTGATGGCGCTTCCTGAACCTGTTGAAATTGTTTGTTTGGAGTGGCGCAGTGATGACTCTCTGGAAGAATTTCAACGGAATTTAAAATTGATTGAACAAACAGGGCCGGAAGCGTTGGCGACATCCCCTGAGATTATGGAAGAAATAACTGATGCAGATTTTCTGTTTGTTCATCTTGCGCCTATCCCGCGTAAGGTGGTAGAGGCGGCTAAAAATTTAAAGCTAATTGGAACTTGTCGCGGAGGTGTAGAGCACCTTGATATAACTGCTGCAAAAGAGAAAATGATCCCCATCATCCATGTGATTCGAAATGCTGAACCAGTAGCGGATTACACGATAGGGCTGATTTATACAGTAACGAGAAATATCGCCCTTTCTCATGCTGAAGTTATGAAGGGGCGCTGGGCTAAGAAATTCCCCAATGACTCCTATCGTACCACGCTGCCTAATCAAGTCGTTGGATTAGTCGGATTGGGTCATATCGGAAAAATGGTAGCAAAGCGTCTGAATGCTCTTGGTGTGAAGGTCATCGTTTATGATCCGTTTATTGATCAAGAAAAAGTGAAGAAATCAGAACTTGATGTATATTTTACTTCAATAGAAGAGTTGTTTAGAGAAGCGGATATTGTTTCTTTGCATATGCGTGTAACGTCAGAAACAGAAAATCTAATAGATGAGAATTTATTGGCAATGATGAAACCCAGTGCATATTTAATTAATACAGCACGTCCGGGATTGCTTGTAAAAGCAGCATTTATCGACGTGCTAAAAAAGCAGAAAATTGTTGGGGCAGCAATTGATGTGATTTGGGAGGAACCGTTGGCGCTGAATGATCCTTTATTAGAGTTAGACAACCTGATTATCACTTCACACATTGCAGGAGATACTGTTGACGCAATACCCAATTCTCCGTTTCTGCTAGCGCAGACAGTCCGAGAGTATTTGAAAGCTGGGGAAAGCGAGTTTCTTATTTAA
- a CDS encoding DUF4947 domain-containing protein, with translation MKGLVCKYCGGNHFNKTKKGYECDYCHTVYELDEEEHSQEKNRRQKRPPIIRITLLVLVALLALTSSLISEPKKVSRTTKPHSLTSSESKPLEKKEYSASELSNPERNVRIAELSLNQEAIELAEASIAEYGGEKTAEFEQRVAAAQKDHDTFKKERVKQPPKEDMIIENPDSEFSVTMYYREGGFFTAYGPDFDQYSSQDILRLWGKPDEIITDAEKIKQNLTISFDENNKASSYEVKMIRKSWQQGLLTWREVRALLIIAYDRSHGNYSKQFVYEKQGKPNVYFEGDKVSYVTPLVRYVAFNRLPEKYPRAGLGKYPDDFPENYGSDGRYHEK, from the coding sequence ATGAAAGGGTTAGTTTGTAAGTATTGCGGTGGCAATCACTTTAATAAAACAAAAAAAGGGTATGAATGTGATTACTGTCACACCGTATATGAACTAGATGAAGAGGAACACTCACAGGAAAAAAACAGGCGTCAAAAAAGACCGCCGATCATTCGGATCACGTTATTGGTCCTCGTTGCCCTGCTGGCACTCACCTCTAGCCTTATTTCTGAACCAAAAAAGGTTTCACGGACAACTAAGCCCCACTCACTCACCTCGTCCGAGTCGAAGCCTCTTGAGAAAAAAGAGTATTCCGCCAGTGAATTGAGCAACCCGGAGCGGAATGTCCGAATCGCTGAGCTTTCACTGAATCAAGAAGCCATTGAATTAGCCGAAGCTTCGATTGCTGAATATGGTGGAGAAAAGACCGCTGAGTTTGAACAACGCGTAGCAGCTGCTCAAAAGGATCATGACACATTTAAAAAGGAACGCGTGAAGCAACCACCAAAAGAGGACATGATCATCGAAAACCCTGATTCTGAATTTTCCGTTACAATGTATTACCGCGAAGGAGGCTTTTTTACTGCTTACGGACCGGACTTCGATCAATACTCTAGCCAAGATATTTTAAGGCTTTGGGGGAAGCCCGATGAAATCATCACCGACGCTGAAAAAATCAAACAAAATTTAACGATTTCATTTGACGAGAACAACAAAGCCTCTTCTTATGAGGTCAAAATGATCAGAAAGAGCTGGCAGCAAGGACTTTTAACTTGGCGGGAAGTCCGAGCACTTCTCATTATTGCTTATGATCGTTCGCATGGAAATTATTCCAAACAATTCGTGTATGAAAAGCAGGGAAAGCCGAACGTTTACTTTGAAGGGGATAAAGTAAGCTACGTGACACCTCTCGTGAGATACGTGGCGTTTAATCGCCTCCCGGAAAAATACCCTCGTGCTGGATTAGGAAAATATCCAGATGATTTCCCTGAAAATTATGGATCGGATGGCCGTTATCATGAAAAATAA
- a CDS encoding transketolase family protein: MKIESNVHSNNMIKFAEENEDVLVLSADLGTSCEIKEFPKVFPEKYLSMGIAEQNMLSWAAGLAREGFRPFLHTFAVFLYRRPLDQLEMSIAYPNLPVSLLGFVPGITTPGGVTHQSIEDVGILRTIPNMTIFDCGDATDVESALNICKEVNGPIYVRMLRGQIPRLFSPDKPTEFNKGRVISSGDDVALFSSSICTEEAMRATQWLEQKGISVQHVHITTLKPFTDPLVVESIKKVKHGVVTMENHVTIGGLGTAVGEVMLEHQLHKQLIKVGINDEWTHGASKPYLLKKYGLDAASLIRAVEKILDKDLNFNEEELEDIRLEDYDRV; the protein is encoded by the coding sequence ATGAAAATTGAATCGAATGTACATTCAAACAATATGATAAAGTTTGCAGAAGAAAATGAAGACGTCTTAGTTTTATCGGCTGATTTAGGTACCTCATGCGAAATAAAGGAATTCCCAAAAGTATTCCCAGAAAAATATTTGTCTATGGGGATTGCTGAACAAAATATGTTGAGTTGGGCGGCTGGTCTGGCGCGCGAAGGATTCCGACCCTTCTTACACACATTTGCCGTTTTCCTCTATCGCAGACCGTTAGACCAATTAGAAATGTCGATTGCCTACCCCAATCTGCCTGTTTCTCTTTTAGGATTCGTGCCAGGGATTACCACACCCGGCGGTGTCACGCATCAGTCGATTGAAGATGTTGGAATTCTGCGTACGATTCCAAACATGACGATTTTTGATTGCGGTGATGCTACGGACGTGGAATCTGCCTTAAATATCTGCAAGGAAGTCAATGGACCCATCTATGTTCGAATGTTACGAGGACAAATCCCCCGTCTGTTCTCTCCAGATAAACCGACGGAATTTAATAAAGGACGCGTGATTTCATCTGGCGATGACGTTGCTTTATTCTCCAGCAGCATTTGTACAGAAGAAGCTATGAGGGCAACACAATGGCTGGAACAAAAAGGGATTTCCGTTCAGCACGTTCACATCACGACGCTCAAACCCTTTACCGATCCTCTGGTAGTAGAATCAATTAAAAAGGTAAAACACGGGGTAGTTACGATGGAGAATCACGTAACTATCGGAGGATTAGGAACAGCTGTAGGTGAAGTGATGCTGGAGCATCAGTTGCATAAACAATTAATCAAGGTAGGAATCAATGATGAATGGACACACGGTGCATCAAAACCTTATTTACTGAAAAAATATGGTTTAGATGCTGCCTCATTAATTCGAGCTGTTGAGAAAATTTTAGACAAAGATCTTAATTTCAACGAAGAAGAATTGGAAGATATTCGTCTAGAAGACTACGACCGCGTATAA
- a CDS encoding ABC transporter ATP-binding protein, with translation MAEQKQNRPRGGGHGPVGAPVEKAKDFKGTIKKLVSYLGAYKIGVFFVMIFAIASTIFNIWGPKILSKAITELFNGLIKKYQGTGDINFDKIGGILLFMLGLYVAASVFGIIQGWIMSTISQKITYRMRKEISEKINRMPMNYFESRTTGEVLSRITNDVDTLGQSLNQSLTQLITSTFTIIGVIVMMLSISVKMTGVAILIVPISLILIMIVVKNSQKYFKTQQEYLGVINGKVEETIGGYTIVRLFNDEENSLTEFKEQNDILFKSAWKSQFLSGLMQPIMNFVGNLGYVGVAIVGGIMAYNGSITVGDIQAFIQYVRNLTQPIAQLAQVSNMLQSMAAAAERVFEFLSEEEEDQMAENPVQIDKAKGMVDFEHVQFGYTPDKIVIQDFTSHVDPGQTVAIVGPTGAGKTTMVKLLMRFYDVNSGAIKIDGHNIKDFNRADLRKNIGMVLQDTWLFKGTIMDNLRYGRLDATDEEVYAAAKAAHVDHFIKTLPGGYDMELNEESSNISQGQKQLLTIARAILADKPILILDEATSSVDTRTEGLIQEAMNNLMKGRTSFVIAHRLSTIKDADKILYMQNGDIKEQGSHEELLAKNGLYAALYNSQFEE, from the coding sequence ATGGCAGAACAAAAACAAAATCGCCCTCGTGGTGGCGGACATGGACCTGTGGGCGCACCAGTAGAAAAAGCCAAAGATTTCAAAGGAACCATTAAGAAATTAGTCTCTTATCTGGGTGCTTATAAAATCGGTGTGTTCTTTGTAATGATTTTCGCGATTGCCTCAACGATTTTTAATATTTGGGGCCCGAAAATCTTATCAAAGGCGATTACTGAATTATTCAATGGATTAATCAAAAAATATCAAGGAACGGGCGATATCAATTTTGATAAAATCGGCGGTATCCTATTATTCATGCTAGGTCTCTACGTGGCAGCTTCTGTATTTGGGATCATCCAAGGATGGATCATGTCAACGATCTCGCAAAAGATCACGTACCGGATGCGAAAAGAAATCTCTGAAAAAATCAATCGGATGCCGATGAATTATTTCGAGAGCCGTACAACGGGTGAAGTGTTGTCTCGCATCACAAACGACGTGGATACGCTCGGACAATCCTTGAACCAAAGTTTGACACAACTGATCACTTCAACCTTCACGATCATTGGGGTTATCGTCATGATGCTTTCGATTTCAGTGAAGATGACGGGTGTGGCGATCTTGATCGTACCGATCTCACTAATTTTGATCATGATCGTTGTAAAAAATTCGCAAAAATACTTCAAGACACAACAAGAATACCTTGGTGTGATCAACGGAAAAGTGGAAGAAACCATTGGCGGCTACACCATCGTTCGTTTATTCAATGACGAAGAAAACTCGTTGACTGAATTTAAGGAACAAAACGATATCTTATTCAAGTCAGCATGGAAATCACAATTTCTTTCTGGGTTGATGCAGCCGATCATGAACTTTGTCGGTAACTTAGGGTATGTTGGCGTGGCGATCGTCGGCGGGATCATGGCGTATAATGGTTCGATCACCGTTGGGGATATCCAAGCGTTTATTCAATACGTTCGTAATTTGACGCAACCAATTGCACAATTGGCCCAAGTATCAAATATGCTGCAATCAATGGCTGCAGCGGCTGAACGAGTCTTTGAATTCTTATCTGAAGAGGAAGAAGATCAAATGGCTGAAAATCCTGTCCAAATTGACAAGGCAAAAGGAATGGTTGATTTTGAGCATGTTCAATTCGGGTATACACCTGACAAGATCGTCATCCAAGACTTTACGTCTCATGTTGATCCAGGTCAGACAGTTGCGATCGTTGGTCCAACAGGGGCCGGGAAAACAACCATGGTCAAATTATTGATGCGTTTCTATGATGTCAATTCTGGTGCGATCAAGATTGATGGGCATAACATCAAAGATTTCAATCGTGCAGATTTACGTAAAAATATTGGGATGGTGTTACAAGACACATGGTTGTTCAAAGGGACGATCATGGACAATCTTCGTTACGGTCGTTTAGATGCAACGGATGAAGAAGTCTACGCAGCAGCAAAAGCGGCTCACGTGGATCATTTCATCAAGACGCTTCCTGGCGGCTATGATATGGAATTGAATGAAGAATCCTCCAATATTTCCCAAGGTCAAAAGCAATTATTAACAATTGCGCGTGCGATCTTGGCAGATAAACCGATCTTGATTCTGGATGAGGCTACTTCGTCTGTCGATACACGAACAGAAGGACTGATCCAAGAAGCGATGAACAATTTAATGAAGGGCAGAACCTCCTTCGTTATCGCTCACCGTTTATCAACGATCAAAGATGCAGACAAGATTCTCTATATGCAAAATGGAGACATCAAGGAGCAAGGAAGCCACGAAGAACTCTTGGCTAAAAATGGTCTTTACGCGGCATTGTATAATTCGCAGTTTGAGGAATAA